A single window of Plectropomus leopardus isolate mb chromosome 12, YSFRI_Pleo_2.0, whole genome shotgun sequence DNA harbors:
- the LOC121951829 gene encoding apolipoprotein D-like produces the protein MPGWQKGCGEKMNAIQVISLTLLSALAVNAQVISPGRCPKPAVQANFDAARYLGKWYDIQRLPHTFQKGECCTATYSLKSPGVVGVLNKELLADGTISSISGSAWSKDPAEPAKLQVSFFENSPPAPYWVLSTDYDNYSLVYSCTDLGVLHVEFAWIMSRQPTLPEETLEELHSTLSSIGVRVDKLLTTNQDVEYCSAMNQ, from the exons atgCCAGGCTGGCAGAAAG gttGTGGAGAAAAGATGAACGCCATCCAGGTGATTTCCCTCACTCTGCTGTCCGCTCTGGCGGTCAATGCTCAGGTCATCAGTCCGGGAAGATGCCCCAAACCTGCCGTTCAGGCAAACTTTGATGCCGCCAGG TACCTTGGTAAGTGGTACGACATCCAGAGACTGCCTCACACCTTCCAGAAGGGCGAGTGCTGCACTGCCACCTACAGCCTGAAGAGCCCCGGAGTCGTTGGTGTCCTCAACAAGGAGCTGCT tgctgatgGGACCATTAGCAGCATCAGTGGCTCTGCATGGTCTAAAGACCCAGCTgagcctgccaagctgcaggtCTCCTTCTTTGAGA ACTCTCCCCCTGCTCCTTACTGGGTGCTGTCCACCGACTACGACAACTACTCTCTGGTCTACAGCTGCACCGACCTCGGTGTGCTGCACGTGGAGTTTGCCTGGATCATGAGCAGGCAGCCCACCCTGCCCGAGGAGACCCTGGAGGAGCTGCACAGCACCCTGTCCTCCATCGGAGTCAGAGTGGACAAGCTGCTCACCACTAACCAGGACGTAGAGTACTGCAGCGCCATGAACCAGTAA
- the LOC121951879 gene encoding apolipoprotein D-like isoform X1 gives MKLWIYKRPSRLSVLHTGGGEKMKAMQVISLTLLCALAASAQVLKFGKCPTPAVQANFDPTRYIGKWYEIMKLPTAFQKGECGTATYSLKGPGVLGVFNRELLDNGSINSIVGQAKVKDPAVPAKLEVSFSGTPPGPYWVLSTDYEGHSLVYGCTDFGLFRMELSWILSREPTLSAETVEQLHGILTSVGVNVDKMIPTNHDEVYCSPMDE, from the exons ATGAAGCTTTGGATCTATAAAAGACCCTCAAGGCTGAGCGTCCTGCACACAG GTGGTGGTGAAAAGATGAAGGCCATGCAGGTGATTTCCTTGACTCTGCTGTGTGCTCTCGCAGCCAGCGCTCAGGTGTTGAAGTTCGGTAAATGCCCCACACCTGCTGTTCAGGCCAACTTTGATCCCACCAGG TACATTGGTAAGTGGTACGAGATCATGAAGCTGCCGACAGCCTTCCAGAAAGGCGAGTGCGGCACTGCCACCTACAGCCTGAAGGGTCCTGGAGTCCTCGGGGTCTTCAACAGGGAGCTGCT tgaTAATGGAAGCATTAATTCTATCGTCGGCCAGGCCAAGGTCAAGGACCCCGCTGTGCCCGCCAAACTTGAGGTCTCCTTCTCTG GAACTCCCCCTGGTCCCTACTGGGTGCTGTCCACCGACTACGAGGGCCACTCTCTGGTCTACGGCTGCACCGACTTCGGCCTTTTCCGCATGGAGCTGTCCTGGATCCTGAGCAGAGAGCCCACCCTCTCTGCGGAGACCGTAGAGCAGCTGCATGGCATCCTGACCTCCGTCGGAGTCAACGTGGACAAGATGATCCCCACCAACCACGACGAGGTTTACTGCAGCCCCATGGACGAGTAA
- the LOC121951879 gene encoding apolipoprotein D-like isoform X2, producing the protein MKAMQVISLTLLCALAASAQVLKFGKCPTPAVQANFDPTRYIGKWYEIMKLPTAFQKGECGTATYSLKGPGVLGVFNRELLDNGSINSIVGQAKVKDPAVPAKLEVSFSGTPPGPYWVLSTDYEGHSLVYGCTDFGLFRMELSWILSREPTLSAETVEQLHGILTSVGVNVDKMIPTNHDEVYCSPMDE; encoded by the exons ATGAAGGCCATGCAGGTGATTTCCTTGACTCTGCTGTGTGCTCTCGCAGCCAGCGCTCAGGTGTTGAAGTTCGGTAAATGCCCCACACCTGCTGTTCAGGCCAACTTTGATCCCACCAGG TACATTGGTAAGTGGTACGAGATCATGAAGCTGCCGACAGCCTTCCAGAAAGGCGAGTGCGGCACTGCCACCTACAGCCTGAAGGGTCCTGGAGTCCTCGGGGTCTTCAACAGGGAGCTGCT tgaTAATGGAAGCATTAATTCTATCGTCGGCCAGGCCAAGGTCAAGGACCCCGCTGTGCCCGCCAAACTTGAGGTCTCCTTCTCTG GAACTCCCCCTGGTCCCTACTGGGTGCTGTCCACCGACTACGAGGGCCACTCTCTGGTCTACGGCTGCACCGACTTCGGCCTTTTCCGCATGGAGCTGTCCTGGATCCTGAGCAGAGAGCCCACCCTCTCTGCGGAGACCGTAGAGCAGCTGCATGGCATCCTGACCTCCGTCGGAGTCAACGTGGACAAGATGATCCCCACCAACCACGACGAGGTTTACTGCAGCCCCATGGACGAGTAA